In the Rhizobium sp. SSA_523 genome, TAGCGATATCGCGTGGCCGCCGGCGATAATACGTCCAGTTCGAGAAACCGCTCGGCCATCATATGCCCCTGTGGAAGCAGATCGACCAGTCCTCGAATATTGTGCATCGTCCCAGCCGGAACCTGCTCCATTTCAAGAACGCCACGTAGCAGTTTCTCGACGCATTGCTGCAGAAAATACGCCGCCTGGCGATGGTGCTGGGCCTTGATGGCCAAGGCGACCGCCAATTCCTCCTGTGCCA is a window encoding:
- a CDS encoding HEPN domain-containing protein translates to MTPEQLRQQRVRSFFQLAQEELAVALAIKAQHHRQAAYFLQQCVEKLLRGVLEMEQVPAGTMHNIRGLVDLLPQGHMMAERFLELDVLSPAATRYRYPGPKGTVADFDKRQFDVLVPKIEALMQEVERATEDFLGPD